The Mammaliicoccus sciuri genome window below encodes:
- a CDS encoding helix-turn-helix transcriptional regulator: MVSQNKLSEQISLLRTKNGWTQQKLADALQVSKQSISYWETGRKAPKMKKIEEMAKLFDVSVSYILDGETKQTYNSTAETIAAHLDGELTEEELKKVLEYVDFLKHQNK, translated from the coding sequence ATGGTGTCTCAAAATAAACTCTCTGAACAAATAAGTTTATTAAGAACGAAAAATGGATGGACGCAACAAAAATTAGCAGATGCGTTACAAGTTTCAAAACAATCCATTTCATATTGGGAAACAGGAAGAAAAGCACCAAAGATGAAGAAAATAGAAGAAATGGCAAAGTTGTTTGACGTGAGTGTCAGTTACATTTTAGACGGGGAAACTAAACAAACTTATAACTCTACAGCAGAAACGATTGCCGCACATTTAGATGGAGAATTAACAGAAGAAGAATTGAAGAAAGTATTAGAATATGTTGATTTTCTAAAGCATCAAAACAAATGA
- a CDS encoding DUF72 domain-containing protein translates to MIKIGLTGWGDHDSLYEDLSNKKDKLKAYAAHFPIVELDATYYAIQPQRNIEKWIRETPNNFKFVVKIHQALTGHAEVTDFAEDKMTLFNLFKDSMAPLKASGKLAMILVQFPPWFDLQPQNINYLRYVREQLKDFDVCIEFRNRTWFKEDVKEFTLEFLTEMKFIHSVCDEPQSGEGSIPLVNRITHDVAFVRYHGRNVNGWTKKDMTDQEWRDVRYLYDYNEAELKELADKVKILEHKAKDVYVVFNNNSGGHAAQNAKTYQKLLDIEYEGLAPKQLKLF, encoded by the coding sequence ATGATAAAAATTGGCCTAACTGGATGGGGAGATCATGATTCTTTATATGAGGACCTGTCTAATAAAAAAGATAAGTTAAAAGCATATGCTGCTCATTTTCCTATTGTGGAATTAGATGCAACTTATTATGCGATTCAACCGCAACGAAATATTGAAAAATGGATTCGGGAAACGCCTAATAATTTTAAGTTTGTTGTTAAGATTCATCAGGCGTTAACAGGTCATGCTGAGGTTACTGATTTTGCTGAGGACAAAATGACATTATTTAATTTATTTAAAGATTCGATGGCACCGTTGAAAGCATCAGGAAAGTTAGCGATGATTCTCGTACAGTTTCCACCTTGGTTTGATTTACAACCTCAAAATATTAATTATTTGCGTTATGTACGTGAGCAATTAAAAGATTTTGACGTTTGTATCGAATTCCGTAATCGTACTTGGTTTAAAGAAGATGTTAAAGAGTTTACGTTGGAATTTTTAACCGAAATGAAATTTATTCACAGTGTTTGTGATGAACCGCAGAGTGGAGAAGGGTCTATACCACTTGTTAATCGTATTACGCATGATGTTGCTTTCGTCCGTTATCATGGTAGAAATGTAAACGGATGGACGAAGAAAGATATGACAGATCAAGAGTGGCGTGATGTCAGATATTTATATGATTATAATGAAGCAGAACTTAAAGAGTTAGCTGATAAAGTTAAAATTTTAGAGCATAAAGCGAAAGATGTTTATGTAGTATTTAATAATAATTCTGGTGGACATGCTGCACAAAATGCCAAAACTTACCAAAAGTTATTAGATATAGAATACGAAGGTTTAGCGCCTAAGCAACTTAAATTATTTTAG
- a CDS encoding sulfite exporter TauE/SafE family protein, producing MAYLVLIIIGVSSAILGALVGIGGGISIVPSLVYFGIDHQLLSGMTPQRAIGTSSVILITTGLTATLGYLKTKQVDVKNGLIFLVGIIPGALLGAYLSKYFTLDSFNLYFGIFLILISIVLMIRNHVKPIKYFQQEKYLKSFTDRYGEHHKYGLPPFVAIVSSFIVGITTGLFGIGGGALMTPLMIIVFRFPPHVAVGTSMMMIFFSSLSSSVSHIVQGNVLWVHAIILIISSYFGAKIGVRINSRMKSDTVVLILRFTMLILGIYLIIKSVL from the coding sequence ATGGCATATTTAGTGTTAATTATTATAGGTGTATCGTCTGCAATATTAGGGGCGTTAGTCGGAATTGGTGGCGGAATTAGTATTGTTCCTTCACTCGTATACTTTGGTATAGACCATCAATTATTGTCTGGTATGACTCCACAAAGAGCGATTGGTACATCATCAGTCATTTTAATTACGACGGGTTTAACAGCAACATTAGGCTATTTGAAAACGAAGCAAGTTGATGTGAAAAATGGATTAATATTCCTAGTTGGTATCATTCCGGGTGCTTTACTCGGTGCATATTTAAGTAAGTATTTTACTTTAGATTCATTTAATTTGTACTTTGGTATTTTCTTAATCTTAATTTCTATCGTATTAATGATACGTAATCATGTGAAACCAATAAAGTATTTCCAACAAGAAAAGTATTTAAAATCTTTTACAGATAGATATGGCGAACATCATAAATACGGTTTACCACCGTTTGTTGCTATTGTTTCATCATTTATTGTTGGTATAACGACTGGTTTATTCGGTATCGGTGGTGGTGCACTGATGACGCCATTGATGATTATTGTATTTAGATTCCCACCACATGTTGCTGTTGGTACAAGTATGATGATGATATTCTTCTCAAGTTTATCAAGTTCTGTCAGCCACATTGTGCAAGGTAATGTACTATGGGTACATGCGATTATATTGATTATTTCAAGTTATTTTGGTGCAAAAATTGGTGTAAGAATAAATAGTAGAATGAAGTCAGACACTGTCGTTTTAATTTTAAGATTTACAATGTTAATCTTAGGTATATATTTGATTATAAAAAGTGTTTTATAA
- a CDS encoding YxeA family protein translates to MKKLIYTLIVSIMVICIILFTMKNIDEKIDVINPLVKRGWSYAVVPSTNDAEHLSKQEIIDIQDYKDIESYDENGHKNNYLLDFKGYSPSEKYVKIDHKGKWVYFIEYISKSEYEKVTKQ, encoded by the coding sequence ATGAAAAAATTAATTTATACATTAATAGTAAGCATTATGGTCATTTGTATAATTTTATTTACGATGAAAAATATTGATGAAAAAATAGATGTAATTAATCCATTAGTTAAAAGAGGTTGGAGTTATGCTGTAGTCCCAAGTACTAATGATGCAGAACATCTAAGTAAACAAGAAATAATAGATATCCAAGATTATAAAGATATAGAATCTTATGATGAAAATGGTCATAAAAATAACTACTTATTGGACTTTAAAGGATATAGTCCTTCTGAAAAATATGTAAAAATTGATCACAAAGGTAAATGGGTTTATTTTATAGAATATATCAGTAAATCAGAGTATGAAAAGGTGACTAAACAATAA
- a CDS encoding N-acetylmuramoyl-L-alanine amidase: protein MLTAIKYLTKKGWKISSDPRTYDQYPKNYGYRNYREDGINYDAYCSGYHRAFDVYSNETNQIPAVTSGTVILSEPFGNFGGTIEIRDNNGNDWIYGHMQRDTLQFSKGDKVIQGDIIGLQGNSNYDNNPMSEHLHIQLRQKGEDISKEVTRVCSGMPIENYDISKINQKLDQSNNKGAVKLSRKIMIVAGHGYNDPGAVGNGTNERDFIRANIVDRVANYLKQAGHTVGIYGKDQDMYQDTAYGEQVGNKTDYGLYWVKSQGYEIVVEFHLDSAAVSATGGHIIIPSGLAADSIDTALQAAVKKHVGTVRCITERSDLLHCNVAKAEYINYRLVELGFITSTKDMNYIKNNLNAYTKSLAEAINGGDLNTKPTTYTVVAGDTLWSISQKTGVTVATLKKLNGLTSDVIQIGQVLKLK, encoded by the coding sequence ATGTTAACAGCTATAAAATATTTAACTAAAAAAGGATGGAAAATTTCATCAGACCCGAGAACGTATGATCAATATCCGAAAAATTATGGATATAGAAATTACAGAGAAGATGGCATAAATTATGATGCCTATTGTAGTGGTTATCATAGAGCATTTGATGTCTATAGTAATGAAACGAATCAAATTCCAGCAGTTACTAGTGGAACAGTTATTTTAAGTGAACCATTTGGTAATTTCGGAGGCACAATTGAAATTAGAGATAATAATGGCAATGATTGGATTTATGGGCATATGCAAAGAGATACATTGCAATTTTCTAAAGGTGATAAAGTCATTCAAGGCGACATCATTGGATTACAAGGCAATAGTAATTATGACAATAATCCGATGAGTGAACATTTGCATATTCAATTACGTCAAAAAGGTGAAGACATTTCTAAAGAAGTAACAAGAGTGTGCAGTGGTATGCCAATTGAAAATTATGACATATCCAAAATTAATCAAAAATTAGATCAATCTAACAATAAAGGAGCCGTTAAATTGAGTAGAAAAATTATGATTGTAGCAGGGCATGGATATAATGATCCAGGCGCAGTAGGCAATGGAACAAATGAAAGAGATTTTATTAGAGCAAATATTGTAGATAGAGTAGCAAATTATTTAAAACAAGCAGGTCATACAGTTGGAATATATGGTAAAGACCAAGATATGTATCAAGACACAGCATACGGCGAACAAGTCGGAAATAAAACAGATTACGGATTATATTGGGTTAAATCACAAGGTTATGAAATTGTAGTAGAATTTCATTTAGATTCAGCAGCCGTATCAGCTACAGGAGGTCATATTATTATTCCAAGTGGATTAGCAGCAGACAGTATTGATACAGCATTACAAGCAGCCGTGAAAAAACATGTAGGTACTGTTAGATGCATTACAGAAAGAAGTGACCTATTACATTGTAACGTAGCTAAAGCAGAATATATCAATTACCGATTAGTAGAATTAGGATTTATTACCTCAACAAAAGATATGAATTACATTAAAAATAATTTAAATGCATATACAAAATCACTAGCAGAAGCCATTAACGGCGGTGACCTTAATACGAAGCCAACAACATATACAGTCGTAGCAGGAGATACACTGTGGAGTATCAGTCAAAAAACAGGCGTTACCGTAGCAACATTAAAGAAATTGAACGGATTAACATCAGATGTCATACAAATCGGACAAGTATTGAAATTAAAATAG
- a CDS encoding phage holin encodes MVKMNFKTDKVNLNYSEEDNRIPIDPDKVKQFIAMIGGFLGALYLALNASGISVEWLNPQKLNAWMNVLNTGIPIVFVLYGIWKNTFIFTNQSREQEKFLKQSGKK; translated from the coding sequence ATGGTTAAAATGAACTTCAAAACAGATAAAGTAAATTTGAATTATTCCGAAGAAGATAACAGAATCCCAATTGATCCAGACAAAGTTAAACAATTTATCGCAATGATAGGTGGGTTCTTAGGTGCACTATATTTAGCATTGAATGCATCTGGTATTTCGGTAGAATGGTTGAATCCTCAAAAGTTAAATGCGTGGATGAATGTATTAAACACAGGAATACCTATTGTATTTGTGCTTTATGGTATTTGGAAAAATACATTCATTTTTACAAATCAATCACGTGAACAAGAAAAGTTCTTAAAACAATCTGGTAAAAAATAA
- a CDS encoding toxin, with the protein MNRYEKTLINNEHIVIKETSNLPNQLKGLYVDGLILLKDDLSNKEKLEVLGEELAHHDISYGDILDTSELWKWKFEHKARRLGFEKIIPLKSIVQAYQSGVHNKFELSNYLDVSEGYIDEPLEHYKQKYGLSTWYDHYLIKFNPLQVYEYREIN; encoded by the coding sequence TTGAATAGATATGAAAAAACACTTATCAATAATGAACACATCGTAATTAAAGAAACAAGTAACCTTCCGAATCAACTGAAAGGTTTATATGTAGATGGATTAATTTTATTGAAAGATGATTTATCTAACAAAGAAAAGTTAGAAGTGCTAGGAGAAGAGTTAGCCCATCATGATATATCTTATGGAGATATTCTCGATACAAGCGAATTATGGAAATGGAAATTTGAGCATAAAGCAAGAAGATTAGGATTTGAAAAAATTATACCTCTAAAAAGTATTGTGCAAGCATACCAATCAGGTGTCCATAATAAATTTGAACTGAGTAATTATTTAGACGTATCTGAAGGTTATATAGATGAACCTTTAGAACATTACAAACAAAAATATGGATTAAGCACATGGTATGATCATTATTTAATAAAGTTCAACCCACTTCAAGTTTATGAATATAGAGAAATCAATTAA
- the dgoD gene encoding galactonate dehydratase has product MKIVDYELFQVPPRWLFLKITTDEGIVGWGEPVIEGKAQTVGAAVDEFMQQLIGKNPLNIEDHWNMMYRSSFYRGGPILMSAISGIDQALWDIKGKYYNAPVHELLGGACRESMKVYSWIGGDRPQDTANAAKKALENGFEAIKMNATEELQYIDSYDKIESVVQRVAGIREAAGNQLGIGIDFHGRVHKPMAKILAKELEPYNPMFIEEPVLSENIEAVREISQTTTIPIALGERLFSRWDFKPILESGFVDIIQPDLSHAGGITECKKIISMAEAYDVGAAPHCPLGPIALASCLQVDATCHNAFIQEQSLGIHYNKDSDILDYITNKEVFEFKDGYVDIPKKPGLGVEIDEAHVRKMAEVGHDWHNPIWRHKDGSIAEW; this is encoded by the coding sequence ATGAAGATTGTAGACTATGAGTTGTTTCAAGTACCACCGCGTTGGTTGTTTTTAAAAATTACGACGGACGAAGGTATCGTCGGATGGGGTGAACCTGTAATTGAAGGTAAAGCTCAAACTGTTGGTGCAGCGGTTGATGAATTTATGCAACAGTTGATTGGCAAGAATCCTTTAAATATTGAAGATCACTGGAATATGATGTATAGAAGTAGCTTTTATAGAGGTGGTCCAATTTTAATGAGTGCCATTTCGGGTATAGACCAAGCATTGTGGGATATTAAAGGTAAATATTATAACGCGCCTGTTCATGAATTATTAGGAGGAGCATGTAGAGAATCTATGAAAGTATATTCATGGATTGGTGGTGACAGACCTCAAGATACTGCAAACGCTGCTAAAAAAGCTCTTGAAAATGGTTTTGAAGCAATCAAAATGAATGCAACAGAAGAATTACAGTATATAGATAGTTATGACAAGATAGAAAGTGTTGTTCAACGTGTAGCTGGTATTAGAGAAGCAGCTGGCAATCAATTAGGTATTGGAATTGATTTTCACGGGCGTGTTCATAAACCAATGGCTAAAATATTAGCTAAAGAATTAGAGCCATACAATCCAATGTTTATAGAAGAACCTGTGTTAAGTGAGAATATAGAAGCGGTTAGAGAAATTAGTCAAACGACTACTATCCCTATAGCACTTGGGGAAAGACTATTTTCAAGATGGGATTTCAAACCTATTTTAGAAAGTGGATTTGTCGATATCATTCAACCTGATTTATCACATGCTGGTGGTATAACAGAATGTAAAAAAATTATTTCTATGGCAGAAGCTTATGATGTAGGTGCTGCACCTCATTGTCCACTTGGACCTATCGCTTTAGCATCATGTTTACAAGTAGATGCAACTTGTCACAATGCTTTTATTCAAGAACAAAGTTTAGGCATTCATTACAATAAAGACAGTGATATTCTAGACTATATTACAAACAAAGAAGTATTTGAATTTAAAGATGGATATGTAGATATTCCTAAAAAGCCTGGCCTTGGTGTAGAAATAGATGAAGCACATGTCAGAAAAATGGCGGAAGTCGGGCATGATTGGCATAACCCAATTTGGAGACATAAAGATGGCAGTATTGCAGAATGGTAA